GCCGAGGCGCTCCAGGTGGGCGATGACCTTTGCCGGGTATCCCAGGTCGTGGAGGGGCCTGTCGGTGACCAGGAAAGCCTTCTTCCGGCCGGCGAGCTCGTTCAGGGCCTCGCCCAGGCAGCCCGGCTTGAAGTAGACCTGGGAGGGGATGCGGAACCACAGCATGTTCTCCCGCCGTTCTGCCACGGTCTTCACGTTGATCAGGTGCCGGATGCCCACGTTCTCGCTCACGCTGTTCCCTCCCCATGAGCCGCATCCCAGGGTGAGGGAGGGCTCCAGCCTGAAATTGTACACGTCGCCGATGGCTCCCTGGGAACTCGGCATGTTGATGAGCACCCTGCCCGTGGAGAGCCTGCGGCTGTATTTTTTTATCCTGTCCCGGTTCTCCGGCCGTGTGTAGAGCACCGACGTGTGCCCCATACCGGCGAATTCCACCAGGGCCGCGGCCTTTTCCACGGCGTCGTCAAAGTCCTTCGCCCTGTACATTCCGAGGACCGGGGAGAGCTTCTCGAAGCTCAGGGGCTCGTCCCTGCCGATGACCTCCGCTTCGCCGATGAGGACCTTGGCCGTCTCGGGAACCTCGAAGCCGGCGAGGGCCGCGATCTTCCAGGCGGGCTGGCCGACGATGTCCGTGTTCAGGTGCCCGTCGGTGAGGAGGATGTCCCGGAGCATCTCCCGCCGCTGCCCGTCGAGGATGACCGCCCCCCGGCGGGTAAACTCCGCCGCCACGGCGTCGTAGACGTCGTCGCAGACCACCACGGACTGCTCCGAGGCGCAGATGAGGCCGTTGTCGAAGGTCTTGCTGAGCAGGATGGAGTTCACCGCCATTTTTATGTCACAGGTCTCGTCGATCACCGCCGGGGTGTTTCCCGACCCCACGCCGATGGCGGGCTTTCCGGAGGAGTAGGCTGCCCGGACCATGCCGGGGCCGCCGGTGGCCAGGGTCATGCTGATGTCCCGGTGGGCCATGAGGTACTGGGATCCTTCCACGGTGGGGTTGTCGATCCACCCGATGATCCCCTCCGGGGCGCCGGCTTTCACCGCGGCGTCGAGAATCAGCTTCGCGGCCATAACGGTGCATTTCTTCGCCCTCGGGTGGGGGGAAAAGATGATGCCGTTCTTCGTCTTCAGGGCCAGGAGAGCCTTGAAGATGGCTGTGGACGTGGGGTTCGTGGTGGGGATGATCCCCGCCAGCACCCCGATGGGTTCGGCGATGCGGAAGTAGCCGTTGGTCTCGTCCTTTTCGATGACACCGCAGGTTTTTTCATTCCTGTACTTGTTGTAGACGAACTCCGACGCGAAATGGTTTTTGATGACCTTGTCCTCCAGGACGCCCATGCCCGTCTCCTCGAAAGCGGCTTTCGCCAGGGGAATGCGGGCCGCATTGGCGGCCATGGCGGCGGAGAAGAAGATCTCGTTCACCTTCTCCTGGCAGAACGTGGCGAAGCGGCGCTGGGCCGCCCGGGTCCTGGCCACCACGGCATCGATGGATTCGCGGATGGACTGGACGGAATCAAGAACCTGGACGTCTTCCCGGGGGGCTTTCTTCGTGACCATAGCAGACTTCCTCCTGAATTCGATATTTTTTGAACGTAGGGTACTGTGTATTTGTTATTGTAATCACGAACACTAAATAATCAAGGGGTTTTGAATGAAGTCTCAAGAAACGGAACTTTCGTTACAGAAGCACCGGGCACTTTTTGCCTCGGGGAAGAAAACAGTACCCGGTGAGAAGAAGCGGCCCCGGTGCGAGAAAAGTCTGCGGGAACGGTAAATGAGCAAAAACGGGTAATTTGAAAAAAAACTAAATGAGCAAAAACTAAAGCGTCAGGAGGAGATGAAAGATAAAAATATAACAATATGGAGAAAAAACAGTGGTGTGGTAAAGTGATAAAGTATGCATGATGCATGATCCAAAATGGCATGAAAAACTGAAGGGGGAGAGAGTAGAAATGAACACTCTGAGAGGAAGGCTGCTCGGCATTTTTCTTGTGTTGAGTCTCGGAGGTCTGGCGGTCATCGGTTTTCTTGCGGTGAGCAGTTCGAACAGGGCACTCGTTGCCGCGGCGGAGAAGGAAGGGCTTGCCCTCGGCAAGGGGTTGGCGGTGGAGTCGGACATGTTCTTTCGGGAGAGGCTGAATTTCCTGATCCTCCAGTCCCAGAGAAACGTCGTCAGGAGCATGGAGTGGGAGACCCAGAAACCGGGCCTTGCGGAAGCGTCAAAGATCTACGGCGATATTGTGGACATCTGGGTGGTGTCTCCTGACGGCTCCGAAAAACACCTCACCGGGGCAATGACGGACTTTTCCGGAAGCGACGGGGTGAAGAAAGTGTTGTCTGACGGGAAAACCTATGTTTCACCGGTAACGGTTGTGAAGAGTGCGGGAAAAAATGCGGTGATTTTTGCCGTTCCGGTGGAATCCCAGGGGAAACGGGCCGGAGTGCTCGCGGCAGCCTTCGACGTGGCGGGCCTTGACGGTTTCCTTGCACCGGTCCGCTGGGGGGCCACGGGGTACGCCTACGTAACCGACAGGCTGGGCATCATAACCGCCCATCCGAACAAGGGGCACATCGGGGTGCTGGATACTTCAAAGGCTGCCGGTGCCATAACCCCTGAACTGGCTGACGCCATGAAGAAGGGGCTCGCCGGGCAGCAGGGCCTTGCTGCCTACTTCTTCGAAGGGGATGACAAGTATGTGGCTTTCTTCCCCGTCCCCACTGTCGGGGGTGTCCTCGGCATGACTTCCACCGTGGCGGAGTTCCTGGCCCCGGTAAGGGCCATACGGAATACGGTGATCATCGCTGCGGTCGTGGTGGCACTGCTGGTCATCGCCGTCTCCCTCTGGATGGCGGGAAGCATTGCCGCACCCATCAGGCGTGTGGCTGAAAAGATGGAGCTCGTGGCGGCAGGTGACCTGACGTCCACGGTGGACCTCCGGAGCAGCCTGGCGGAAGTCCGTCTGCTTGTGGATGGCATCAACTCCATGATCACCCTGGTGGCCGGGGCGATGAAGGAAATTTCGAAGAGCTCCCGGGATGTCCTTGCCCGGGCGGAGGATATGAGCGCCGCAGCCGAGGAATCCACGGCCTCCATCGAGGAAGTGATGGCTATGGCGGAGAAGGCAAGCGCAAACACCGAATCCGCCGCCGCTTCTGTGGAGGAAACCAACGCGGGAGTCGAAGAAGTGGCCGCTGGCGCCCAGGCGGGGGCGAAGGCCGCGGTTGAAGCCGGGGAAGAAGCGGCCCATATCTCCGATGCGGCCCAGAAGGGCGGCAGGGCTGTCGAAGACATGGCCGGCCTGATCAGCGAAACGGCAAGGGCGGGCGAAGAGGTGAGCAGTGCTGTGACCAACCTTGCAGGCACGGTGAAGAACATCTCCGGTTTCGTGAGCATTATTACGTCCATCGCCGACCAGACGAACCTCCTGGCGCTGAACGCAGCCATCGAAGCGGCGAGGGCCGGAGAAGCCGGACGGGGATTTGCCGTGGTGGCGGAAGAGGTACGGAAACTCGCCGAGGAATCCAACCGCGCGGCGGGCGAGGTGGGAAAGCTCATCGGCGAGATCTCGAGCCGCACCGACAGTGCCCTCAGGGATTCCGCCAACTCGTCGAAGATCCTGAAGGATCTCGTAGCCAGGGCCGACGAGACGAGTACCCTCATAGCCGGCGTTGTCAGGAGGGTAAACAACGTGGCGGAAAACATCCAGACCATCGCCGCCACCATGGAAGAGCAGTCGGCCAGCGCCGAAGAGATGACGGCGGGCATGGACAACGTGGCGAAAAGCAGCGGCGAAATTGCGGAACAGGTCTCCGGAATCGCCGGGGCCATGCAGGAGCAGTCGAAGGTGGTGGAATCCATCGCTTCAGCCTCGGAGGATCTGGTGAATCTGAGCTCCGCCATGGAGCGGGCCGTTTCCCGGTTCCGGACAGGAGAAGAAGTCGGAGGGCTGGTTCCCGTGTCCGCAGTATCGGCAAAAAGGAAAAAATGATTCAAAAAGAGCGCCGGGCCCCCTTCGGGGGCCTTTTTCTTCCCCGGCATCAGCCGGATGACGGGAGAAGAAGCAAAAGAGGAGAGGAAGGGTGTTTTCCTCATCTTTTCCCTTTCCATCGAACCGGGAAGACGGTTATAATGAGCCGGAATGACCGGTCCGTCCGGAATTTTTTATAGAAGGCTGTGATTGAATGAAGGTGCGGGATTTTCTTCTGGAGCGGTACTTCGCCAGATACGAGTTTTCGGTTCGCCATCTGCTGAGCCCCTCGGACTGCGAATCCCTTCGGGCGGAAGAGCTGCTCGAGGGGAGCGGTCCCGGGATTTCCGAACTGTGGAGGGACCTCCGCCTGACGTATACCGAGTCCAGGGGGCACCCCCTGCTTAGGGAGGAGATTGCCGCAGCAGCAGGGGTGACCCCTGGCGATACCCTGGTGCTCAACCCCGAGGAAGGCATCTTCCTCACCATGAACGCCCTGCTGGACGAGAAGGATCACGTGATCATCCTCAGCCCCTGTTACCAGTCCCTCTACGAGATTCCCAAGTCCCTCGGGTGCGAGGTCACCAGGTGGTATCTCAAAAAGGAGAACGGGGCGTGGAAGCTCGATCTTCCCTTCCTCCAGGAAGCGGCAAAGGAGAATACCCGGCTGATCGTCGTCAACTTTCCCCACAACCCCACCGGCTTTCTCCCGACGGAAAACGAGCTGTCCGCCGTGGTGGATTTCGCGTCGAAGAAAGGCATCTTCCTTTTTTCCGACGAGATGTACCGCGGACTGGAGCATGATCCGGAAAAGCGGCTGCCTTCCGTTCCCTCCCTGTACAGGAGGAGCGCGGCTCTCGGGGGACTTTCCAAAACATACGGTCTGCCGGGCCTGCGGATCGGGTGGATCACCTCGAAGGACGGCTGGCTTCTCGACCGGGTGGCTTCACTGAAGGACTACACCACCATCTGTTCCTCCGCTCCCTCCGAAATTCTGGCCATCGCGGCCCTCCGGAGGCGGGACGAGCTTGCCGCGCGGTGCAGGGCCATAGTGCAGAAAAATCTCCCCCTTGCCAGGGAATTTTTCACCCGCCGGAAGGACCGTTTCGAATGGTTCGAGCCGGAAGGAGGTTCCACTGCCTTTCCCAAACTTCTCGGCCCGCAGTCCGTCCGGGACTTCTGCGAACGCGCCGTGGAGGAGAAAAGCCTCATGGTGCTTCCCGATTTTGTGTTCGACGTTGACTGGAACCATTTCCGGATCGGAGTCGGGAGGGAGAACTTCCCTGAAGCCCTGGAGGTCCTCCGGGATTGGATCGGCTGAAAATTTTGACCGCAGCAAAAGAAAGGGCCTCCGGATGCATCCGGAGGCCCTTTCTTTTGCTGACGAATAATTCATGGTATAGTCTTTGTCATTCCGGAAGGCCCCGGGGCGCCCACGGCAACGGGGAAAAGGGGCCTTCCGCCATACTCCTTCGTTGAGGTGATACGATTGTTGAAGAACATGAAGATAGGGACAAAGCTCGCAGCCGG
The window above is part of the Aminivibrio pyruvatiphilus genome. Proteins encoded here:
- the adhE gene encoding bifunctional acetaldehyde-CoA/alcohol dehydrogenase, encoding MVTKKAPREDVQVLDSVQSIRESIDAVVARTRAAQRRFATFCQEKVNEIFFSAAMAANAARIPLAKAAFEETGMGVLEDKVIKNHFASEFVYNKYRNEKTCGVIEKDETNGYFRIAEPIGVLAGIIPTTNPTSTAIFKALLALKTKNGIIFSPHPRAKKCTVMAAKLILDAAVKAGAPEGIIGWIDNPTVEGSQYLMAHRDISMTLATGGPGMVRAAYSSGKPAIGVGSGNTPAVIDETCDIKMAVNSILLSKTFDNGLICASEQSVVVCDDVYDAVAAEFTRRGAVILDGQRREMLRDILLTDGHLNTDIVGQPAWKIAALAGFEVPETAKVLIGEAEVIGRDEPLSFEKLSPVLGMYRAKDFDDAVEKAAALVEFAGMGHTSVLYTRPENRDRIKKYSRRLSTGRVLINMPSSQGAIGDVYNFRLEPSLTLGCGSWGGNSVSENVGIRHLINVKTVAERRENMLWFRIPSQVYFKPGCLGEALNELAGRKKAFLVTDRPLHDLGYPAKVIAHLERLGMEVEVFCDVKPDPDLTTVDRGLERMRAFNPDAVLALGGGSPIDAAKIMWLLYENPDVKFSQLAMRFMDIRKRVCRFPSLGKKAIMVAIPTTSGTGSEVTPFAVITDDAQGIKYPIADYELTPDIAIVDSDLVLSMPRSVTAASGIDAVTHALEAIAATTATEYTNGIAMEALRMLFTSLPASYRDGAANPEAREQVHNAATMAGMAFANAFLGLCHSMSHKLGSAFHVAHGVANGILITEVIRFNKTGSPRKQAAFPQYKYPEAKARYARVADYLGLGGTDEDGKVENLIAAVAALRKSLDLPATISEAGVNEEEFMAKVDELSELAFDDQCTGNNPRYPLMSEIRELYLRAFR
- a CDS encoding methyl-accepting chemotaxis protein; the encoded protein is MNTLRGRLLGIFLVLSLGGLAVIGFLAVSSSNRALVAAAEKEGLALGKGLAVESDMFFRERLNFLILQSQRNVVRSMEWETQKPGLAEASKIYGDIVDIWVVSPDGSEKHLTGAMTDFSGSDGVKKVLSDGKTYVSPVTVVKSAGKNAVIFAVPVESQGKRAGVLAAAFDVAGLDGFLAPVRWGATGYAYVTDRLGIITAHPNKGHIGVLDTSKAAGAITPELADAMKKGLAGQQGLAAYFFEGDDKYVAFFPVPTVGGVLGMTSTVAEFLAPVRAIRNTVIIAAVVVALLVIAVSLWMAGSIAAPIRRVAEKMELVAAGDLTSTVDLRSSLAEVRLLVDGINSMITLVAGAMKEISKSSRDVLARAEDMSAAAEESTASIEEVMAMAEKASANTESAAASVEETNAGVEEVAAGAQAGAKAAVEAGEEAAHISDAAQKGGRAVEDMAGLISETARAGEEVSSAVTNLAGTVKNISGFVSIITSIADQTNLLALNAAIEAARAGEAGRGFAVVAEEVRKLAEESNRAAGEVGKLIGEISSRTDSALRDSANSSKILKDLVARADETSTLIAGVVRRVNNVAENIQTIAATMEEQSASAEEMTAGMDNVAKSSGEIAEQVSGIAGAMQEQSKVVESIASASEDLVNLSSAMERAVSRFRTGEEVGGLVPVSAVSAKRKK
- a CDS encoding aminotransferase class I/II-fold pyridoxal phosphate-dependent enzyme; the protein is MKVRDFLLERYFARYEFSVRHLLSPSDCESLRAEELLEGSGPGISELWRDLRLTYTESRGHPLLREEIAAAAGVTPGDTLVLNPEEGIFLTMNALLDEKDHVIILSPCYQSLYEIPKSLGCEVTRWYLKKENGAWKLDLPFLQEAAKENTRLIVVNFPHNPTGFLPTENELSAVVDFASKKGIFLFSDEMYRGLEHDPEKRLPSVPSLYRRSAALGGLSKTYGLPGLRIGWITSKDGWLLDRVASLKDYTTICSSAPSEILAIAALRRRDELAARCRAIVQKNLPLAREFFTRRKDRFEWFEPEGGSTAFPKLLGPQSVRDFCERAVEEKSLMVLPDFVFDVDWNHFRIGVGRENFPEALEVLRDWIG